Proteins co-encoded in one Klebsiella michiganensis genomic window:
- a CDS encoding homoserine acetyltransferase, translating into MKSTRTLTKVSLLLSLLFAGAGLSSPVFAAPAPAAPGAPWDTQLNPAARQANAVFANYKFRDGETLAQVKLHYATLGKAHRNAQGEIDNAILVLHWTGADSRALLSPAWTKSLYGPGRPLDSNRYYLIFADSIGHGQSSKPSDGLKAKFPNYDYGDMVDLQHKLVTETLGIKHLHAVIGMSMGGMNAWQWAVAYPNMMDGVMPVVSLPIKVSGRNLLWRRMIVDSVRADPAWHNGNYTQAPESWLQGYNILRMMIDSAPDLQRTIPDGAAADKFLANNRFTANHIDTNDVLYSLKSSFSYNPQPDLSKITTKLYALNFSDDEFNPDSLRVLETEVPKLKQGRYVVQAGTPTSPGHFTMTRPDLWANHVGEFMQWIGDKG; encoded by the coding sequence ATGAAATCTACGCGTACCCTTACGAAAGTCAGTCTGCTTTTAAGCCTCCTGTTTGCCGGTGCCGGGCTCTCCAGCCCCGTATTTGCGGCCCCCGCGCCAGCAGCACCCGGGGCTCCCTGGGACACACAGCTCAACCCGGCGGCGCGTCAGGCCAATGCCGTATTCGCTAACTACAAGTTTCGGGATGGCGAAACGCTGGCTCAGGTGAAGTTGCACTACGCCACGCTTGGGAAGGCGCACCGAAATGCGCAGGGAGAGATTGATAATGCGATTCTGGTGCTGCACTGGACGGGGGCGGACAGCCGCGCGCTGCTGAGTCCAGCCTGGACCAAATCCCTTTACGGACCGGGCCGCCCGCTGGACTCGAACCGCTACTATCTGATTTTTGCCGACAGCATTGGCCACGGCCAGTCGAGCAAACCGAGCGACGGCTTAAAGGCGAAATTCCCCAACTACGATTACGGCGATATGGTTGATTTGCAGCACAAGCTGGTGACCGAAACGCTGGGCATTAAGCACCTGCATGCCGTGATAGGGATGTCGATGGGGGGAATGAACGCCTGGCAGTGGGCGGTGGCGTACCCGAACATGATGGACGGCGTCATGCCGGTGGTGTCACTGCCGATCAAGGTTTCCGGGCGTAATTTGCTGTGGCGCAGAATGATCGTGGACTCGGTGCGAGCCGATCCGGCATGGCACAACGGCAATTATACTCAGGCACCTGAGAGCTGGCTCCAGGGGTACAACATTCTGCGAATGATGATCGACAGCGCGCCGGATCTGCAAAGGACGATCCCGGACGGGGCCGCAGCGGACAAGTTCCTGGCGAACAACCGTTTCACCGCCAACCATATCGATACCAACGATGTTCTCTATTCGCTCAAATCTTCCTTCAGCTATAACCCGCAGCCTGACCTGAGCAAAATTACCACCAAACTGTATGCGCTGAATTTCTCTGACGACGAGTTTAACCCGGACAGCCTGCGCGTGCTGGAAACTGAGGTACCGAAGCTAAAACAGGGCCGCTACGTGGTACAGGCCGGAACCCCGACATCGCCCGGGCATTTTACTATGACGCGCCCGGATCTGTGGGCTAATCACGTCGGCGAGTTTATGCAATGGATTGGCGATAAAGGGTAA
- a CDS encoding MarR family transcriptional regulator, which produces MRSKGFEGMTCSVACVMGALGDRWGMLIMRDLFLGLSRYDDFRRSSGITNATLSDRLKALEEQALITRQLYQTRPDRYEYVLTEKGRDIGLVLLSMMQIGSKWNIPDLVGPSLLMVDGNSGHKVKVALVDTETGQQVSPQDVMVELGPGADELTRWRSAGRIRNPEPSES; this is translated from the coding sequence ATGCGCTCAAAAGGTTTTGAAGGTATGACCTGCTCCGTCGCCTGCGTGATGGGAGCCTTAGGTGACCGCTGGGGAATGCTGATTATGCGCGACCTGTTTTTAGGCCTCAGCCGCTACGATGATTTTCGCCGCTCCAGCGGCATCACCAATGCCACGCTGTCCGACAGGCTAAAAGCGCTTGAAGAACAAGCATTGATTACCCGGCAGCTGTACCAGACGAGGCCGGATCGCTACGAATACGTGCTCACCGAAAAAGGGCGGGATATCGGGCTGGTGCTGCTGAGCATGATGCAGATAGGCAGCAAGTGGAATATCCCTGACCTTGTGGGGCCGTCGCTTTTGATGGTGGACGGCAACAGCGGGCACAAAGTTAAAGTTGCCCTGGTTGATACCGAAACCGGGCAGCAGGTTTCCCCGCAGGACGTCATGGTGGAGTTGGGGCCAGGCGCCGACGAACTTACCCGCTGGCGTTCGGCGGGCCGAATCAGAAACCCCGAACCCAGCGAGAGCTAA
- a CDS encoding ketopantoate reductase: MKILVVGAGAIGGYYGARLIQSGADVTFLVRPKRAELLAKQGLRLESSQGDFNAPVNAVTRDSLRPDYDLILLSCKTYDLQAAIDDITPAVGPSTAILPFLNGLSVYDELDARFGPDRVLGGAAYIATTLNATGEIKQMGAADQVVVGARSPATVGVAKAVYALLASSAGVRVLSDNIMQALWNKWVMLASGALMNCLMRGTVGDILATQDGEALMKQALSESLSVAAAEGYPLPPEEITSIEKRLLDPQSAWAASMMRDIASNAPRLEGDAIVGDMITRATRHGLSVPLCRVAYCHLQVYAHQHTPGAVVQQPFK, encoded by the coding sequence ATGAAAATACTGGTGGTTGGAGCAGGTGCAATCGGGGGTTATTACGGCGCAAGGCTGATTCAGTCCGGCGCTGACGTGACTTTTCTCGTTCGGCCAAAACGGGCCGAGCTGCTGGCAAAACAAGGTCTGAGGCTGGAGAGTAGCCAGGGGGATTTTAATGCCCCGGTGAATGCGGTCACCCGGGACAGTCTCCGGCCGGACTATGACCTGATCCTGCTCAGTTGCAAAACCTACGATCTGCAGGCAGCTATCGATGACATTACGCCTGCCGTCGGCCCGTCTACCGCCATTTTGCCTTTCCTCAATGGCCTCTCGGTTTACGACGAACTCGACGCCCGTTTTGGCCCCGACCGGGTGCTGGGCGGCGCGGCTTATATTGCCACCACGCTTAACGCCACCGGCGAAATCAAACAGATGGGCGCGGCGGATCAGGTGGTCGTCGGGGCCAGATCTCCAGCAACGGTCGGCGTAGCAAAAGCGGTTTACGCCCTGTTAGCCTCTTCCGCTGGCGTGCGCGTGCTGTCAGATAACATCATGCAGGCGCTGTGGAACAAGTGGGTGATGCTGGCTTCCGGCGCGCTGATGAACTGCCTGATGCGCGGCACGGTGGGGGATATTCTGGCAACACAGGACGGCGAGGCGCTGATGAAACAGGCGCTTTCGGAAAGCCTCAGCGTCGCCGCGGCAGAAGGTTACCCGCTGCCGCCGGAGGAAATCACCAGCATTGAAAAACGCCTGCTGGACCCGCAATCCGCCTGGGCCGCCTCGATGATGCGCGACATTGCCAGCAACGCACCGCGCCTTGAAGGGGATGCCATCGTCGGCGATATGATTACCCGCGCCACCCGGCACGGCCTGAGCGTTCCGCTCTGCCGGGTGGCGTACTGCCATCTCCAGGTTTACGCCCACCAGCACACGCCGGGGGCGGTAGTTCAACAGCCGTTCAAATAA
- a CDS encoding AraC family transcriptional regulator has protein sequence MELLANEWTQFVAAPSQGLQGLHAHFNKHRYERHSHDYFVIGTMDVGASKVGLGSGSIIAPAGSAMIVNPGDAHDGSVYSEQGYTYSMLYVQPWVVDGMAHELELNPGHGLCFTRPVLSDPDIVAGLQTLHRTLFQQQDSLALEVTLIDALKPLLSRYSTRRFTPQEECHEPRIARVRDLIHDSFASPLTTEDMAQASGLSRVRLNQLFRAAYGLSLHAYLNRVRMDSARQMLRTGLPAADVASAVGLFDQSHLIRRFKGCFGITPAQFVSAHFSDIQYGRR, from the coding sequence ATGGAGCTGCTTGCCAACGAGTGGACGCAATTTGTCGCGGCGCCGTCACAGGGGCTCCAGGGCCTGCACGCCCATTTTAATAAGCACCGCTACGAGCGCCATTCCCACGATTACTTTGTGATAGGCACCATGGACGTCGGGGCTTCCAAAGTGGGTCTGGGCAGCGGCTCGATTATCGCGCCGGCCGGCAGTGCCATGATTGTGAATCCGGGGGATGCCCACGACGGCAGCGTTTACTCCGAGCAGGGTTACACCTATAGCATGCTCTACGTGCAGCCCTGGGTGGTGGACGGCATGGCTCACGAGCTGGAGCTGAATCCCGGCCACGGCCTTTGCTTCACCCGCCCGGTGTTGAGCGACCCGGATATCGTGGCCGGGTTGCAAACACTTCACCGCACGCTGTTTCAACAGCAGGACAGCTTAGCGCTGGAGGTGACGCTGATTGACGCGCTAAAGCCGCTGCTGAGCCGCTATTCCACACGCCGTTTTACCCCGCAGGAAGAATGCCACGAGCCGCGCATAGCCAGAGTGCGCGACCTGATTCACGACAGCTTTGCCTCCCCGCTGACCACCGAAGATATGGCCCAGGCATCCGGGCTGAGCCGGGTGCGTCTGAACCAGCTATTCCGCGCCGCTTATGGCCTGTCGCTGCACGCCTACCTCAACAGAGTCCGTATGGATTCCGCAAGGCAAATGCTCCGCACGGGCCTGCCCGCTGCGGACGTCGCCAGCGCCGTTGGCCTGTTCGATCAGAGCCATTTGATTCGCCGCTTTAAAGGCTGCTTCGGCATCACCCCGGCACAATTTGTTAGCGCCCATTTTTCAGATATCCAATACGGCCGCCGCTGA